A portion of the Pseudomonas sp. GR 6-02 genome contains these proteins:
- a CDS encoding succinate dehydrogenase iron-sulfur subunit: MLQVSVYRYNPDQDAAPFMQEFQVDTGGKDLMVLDVLALIKEQDEGFSYRRSCREGVCGSDGMNINGKNGLACITPLSAVVKGNKLIVRPLPGLPVIRDLVVDMSIFYKQYEKVKPYLQNDTPAPAIERLQSPEEREKLDGLYECILCACCSTSCPSFWWNPDKFLGPAALLQAYRFLADSRDTKTSERLASLDDPFSVFRCRGIMNCVNVCPKGLNPTKAIGHIRNMLLQSGV, from the coding sequence TCGTTACAACCCTGATCAGGACGCTGCGCCGTTCATGCAGGAATTCCAGGTTGATACCGGTGGTAAAGACCTGATGGTGCTGGACGTGCTGGCCCTGATCAAAGAGCAGGACGAGGGTTTCTCCTATCGTCGCTCTTGCCGTGAAGGTGTTTGCGGTTCCGACGGCATGAACATCAACGGCAAAAACGGTCTGGCGTGCATCACGCCGCTGTCTGCCGTCGTAAAAGGTAACAAGCTGATCGTTCGTCCTCTGCCAGGTTTGCCGGTTATCCGTGACTTGGTCGTCGATATGAGCATCTTCTACAAGCAATACGAAAAGGTTAAGCCATACCTGCAGAACGACACGCCGGCTCCGGCCATCGAGCGTCTGCAGTCCCCTGAAGAGCGTGAAAAACTCGACGGTCTGTACGAGTGCATCCTGTGCGCTTGCTGCTCGACTTCGTGCCCGTCCTTCTGGTGGAACCCGGACAAGTTCCTGGGCCCGGCTGCTCTGCTGCAGGCGTACCGCTTCCTGGCAGACAGCCGCGACACCAAGACGTCCGAGCGTCTGGCTTCGCTGGATGACCCGTTCAGCGTATTCCGCTGCCGGGGCATCATGAACTGCGTCAACGTTTGTCCGAAAGGCCTGAACCCGACTAAGGCCATCGGTCACATCCGTAACATGCTGCTGCAAAGCGGCGTGTGA